A region of the Arenibacter antarcticus genome:
CGAACACATACGTATACCGTAATGTGTTATGGGGTCTATTAACTTAATCTAGGAAGTTATTTCGTTTTAAGTAATATAGCTTGTTGAATTATAGACTTTTTGTATGCCTAACTAATAGCTACTCAACCACTTCCCAATAAGCCTCATCTAGCACTTTCACGGCTTCTTCCATTTCCTGCTGATTAAAATGTGCAAATCCCAGTCTTAGAGCGGTTATCGATCGATTTTGATAGAGGCAAACACTTGGAATAAAGAGTCCTTTTTCTCCTGCATTTTTTTGCAATTGCGTCAAGGAAAATGAGGTATTAAACCGAATCCAAAAAGCTAAACCAGCTTGCGGTATATTAAATAGAATGTTGTTATTAAAATGCGTGTTGAGTAGTTCGGCAAACATTTCTTTCCGCTCAGCGATTACTTTTTTGGACTTTCTTTGGTATCGATGAATGTCTCCTTGGTGAATGAGCTCTCTCAAAGCTTTTTCCATCATTGTATCTGGTTTACCAAAGATATTCAGATATTTTGCTGCTTCCTGCAAAAGGTCTTTCGGAGCTATTAAAAAATTCATTTGAAAACCTGGATTTAAAAACCGTCCGAAAGTGCCAACATAAATGATGCGATTGCCGCCGTTTATTCTAAATAGAGATTCTTTTTTGTTTTTTATCATAGAAAATTCAAAATCACTATCATCTTCAATTACAATGAAATTGTATGCTTCTGCCAAATCTAGCAATTGCTTTTTCCGCCTTTTGGAAAGACGAACGGTGGTGGGATATTGGCATGTGCTGTTGATGTAAACCAATCGTATCTCGCCGGGTTTATAATGGTTTTGAATATAATCAATGTTCATTCCGTCCGCATCCACCGGAATTGTTTTCATTTTGGCACCCGCTTGATTATAAATCATATTGGGTAAAAAGTAACTGAGCTCTTCAACCAAAACAATATCGCCTGTATTGATCAGTAAACGCGATAAAATGGAATGAACCTGCTCCAATCCAGCTACGGGCAGCAAAAAATCCCTAGAAAGATGAAAGCCTCGGGTTAAATTTAGATAATAACTGAGTTGGTCCCTAAATAACAGACTGTCATCAATGGTATTTAAGAAAGGACCTGATTGTTTTTTTCTTCGAATTACCGAAGTGTAAAAACGAACTAGTTCCTCCGATTTAATAATGCGATAATCTGGTGTGCCATCAGTGAAAAATAATTTTTCTTGTTTTTTTTCTATCGGTGTATCTAATATAAAATCCTTTTTGAAATGAAACGCAGCCTTTTCTGGAGGATGCTGAAAAGCTTTGGAATTTTTGGATTGAGTGGGGGAAAGCTCAGGATTTCTAACGATAGAGCCAATGTTTGGTAGCGTTTCTATCCACCCTTGTTCTTGTAGTTCTGACAAAGCGGCTACAATTGTCTTTCTGTGTACTTGAAGCTCTTCGGAAATTTTCCTACTGCCAGGAAGTCGGTTATCATCTTCTAAAAGGTTACTTTTTACGGCATTAATAAACTGATAAACAATTTGCATATAGATCGCCTCTTTTTTGCGGCGATCTATTTTTATGAAGGAATTAAAAGGAACTATAACCGGACTACTCATTATTTACATTTCGGACTACCAAAAATACTATTTTAATCCAAATCTTTGCCATCAATTTTAAATACTACGGTTAAAGAATAATTTATGAAAAAACTATTAGCGACATTAATTCTATTAGCTGCCATACCTAGCTTCTCGCAACAAAATAATACGCTTCCCGATCCAGACCTGGAAATTAACGAGTTGGATGAAGTTATTATTCAAGGAAACCGATTGCAAACTCCTTTTAGTGAGTCCACACGAGATATTCAGGTCATTACCCAGAAACAAATTCAGGCCCTTCCTGCGAAATCACTCAACGAGGTTTTATCTTTTATAAGTGGTGTGGACATTCGGCAGCGTGGTCCGTTTGGAACACAGACTGATATTTCTATTGATGGTGGAACTTCAGAGCAAACTTTGGTGCTGATTAATGGGGTAAAAATGTTAGACTCTCAAACTGCCCACAACATGATGAATATTCCAGTTCCTTTGAGTGCTATAGATCATATTGAAGTCATTAGAGGTGCTGCAGCTCGGGTTTATGGGATCAATGCCCTTACTGGAGCTATTAATATTGTTACCAAAAAGAGCAAACTCTCAACTGTATCTGTAGATATAAGGGCCGGAAGTTCTTTTAAAGGCAAGGATGACGGTGACGGTGGAGGAATTTACGGAGGCGGAGCAGCTGAGGTTACAGGAGTTTACGGATCTGATACCCAGAGTCAGCTTTTTTCATTGGCCCAAAGCAACTCTAACGGACAGCGCTACAATTCGGCCTCAAAAAATACGCGTCTTTTTTATAGCGGAAATTATGATTTTAATTCAAATAACAGCATTCAGGCAATGGCAGGCTACGCTCAAAGCCACTTTGGTGCCAACGGGTTTTATGCTGCTCCAGGTGATATTAATTCGGAAGAACATGTAAAGTCATCTGTTTTTAGTCTGTCCTCTAAGCATACTTGGGGTGATTTTACTCTTTCTCCTAGAATCAGTGATCGCTATGGGGAAGATGACTACCGTTATTTTAAAGAGGATATAAGTAGAGGACGGTCTATACACTATACCAACGCGTTGATGCTTGAATTGAATAGTAGCCTTAAAACAGGAATAGGAACTTTTGGTTTTGGTTGGGAGTCCCGATTAGAAAAAATTAACAGTTCAAATATTGGTGAACATGAGCGCGATAATCACGGTGTATATGCAGAATTAAAAAGCTTTCTAAGTGAAAAACTAAGAGGAACTATCGGTCTATATGGCAACTATAACACGGATTTTGGCTATCAGATGTATCCAGGGTTAGATTTGGCTTACCGTATCAATCATCACTGGAAAATAGCTGCGAGTATCGGTTCTGGGCAGCGCATCCCTTCGTTCACGGACTTATACCTTGATCAGCGACCTGGAAATATTGGAAATGCCTTGCTTCAACCCGAAAACGCATGGAACTATGAGGGAAATATTCAGTACCAAAATGGAAACCTACAGTTGAAAACCGGTTATTTTTATCGCCAGATTTCTGAATTTATCGATTGGGTTAGAGAGGATCCCTCAACACCTTATTCTCCAATTAATTTGGGAAAAAATACAATGCACGGCATTTACGGAAGAATGCAGCAGGATTTTGAATTGGCAGGGAAGCAATCCTTTGGATATCAGGTGAGCTATAATTATTTGCGCCCTTCCGTTGAGACTTCAACGGAAATCCAATCGAAATATATTTTAGAGTCTTTGAAGCATCAGTTAGTGGCAGGTGTTCATTATAGTATCAACGACTTTTCATTTCAAATTAAAAACAGATGGTTACAGCGAGAACTTGCCAATGCCTATAACGTAGCCGATGTTCGCTTAAATTACAAAGTTCAAAACTTCCTTTTATACACCGAGATAACTAACCTATTCAATGCCACGTACAAAGAAGCGGGTGCCGTTCCTATGCCCACGCGTTGGTTTGGATTGGGCGTTACATATCAATGGGGACAGGGTTAAAGACGGACCAGAATTTGATTCCCTAGTTGGTACGTGCCCGCCTATGCTGTCGGGCAAGCGTTACGTTCATATCCTACGTAAGCTATATCTCCATCCTCTTGCTGGCACGAGCAAATTGCTCGCGCTAGCGGAGGATTGGTGGTATTAGCATAACATTCAGCTATTGTTTTTGACTAAACCCACTTTGTAGATTTTATTCATCCCTTAGTTAATCCAGGGCCTACACAACTGTTTATTGCTAATTGGTTATTGTTAGTTGTAAAAAGTCATTTCGATATGAGTTGCTTTTCGCAACGTCCCGATACCTATCTGGAGAGTAACCTAAATTTATGGTGTAGTTGTATTTTAGTTACGAAGTTATAAGGTTATGAAGTTATGGAGAGAAAAATGTAGCCGTCAGTTCGTGAAATTCCGGAGGAATTTTGTATCGAGAACTGGTTACTGATCACCGATTACTGACCCCATCTCACTACTCAATACTTTGTACTCACTACTGATTTTTGCGTTAGCTATTGCAGCGATATCCTTTTTTGGCTTGAGTTTCATAATTATCCTAAGACCTGCGAGGTTTTTCAAACCTTGTAGGTCTAGTTGATGATCACAAAAAAGGTAAGCCATAACCTTGCTAAACCATAGTCAAAAAAGATTAAGCGGAAAGAGCGCCCCGATAGGGGAACGCCCAAAATAAAATTGGTATCTTTCTATACTAAACATCAACTAAAATGGGACACAAAATAGTTATTGCTGGCGCTGGTGGGATTGCTAGTGCCGTTGCACTTATTATAGCGGAGTGGGGTGAAGATTCTCCACAGCTTTTTATTGGAAACCGAACCTTGGACAAAGCGCAAGGGGTTGCCCAATGGATTAAAGATGGGGTCACGAAATCCTGCGAGGTGAAGGCCTTCCTTCTTTCAGAAAATGATACGACTAGTGAGATGGCGTCGGTTTTTAGTCAGGCAGATATTTTGCTCGATTGTCTGCCGGGGAGTTTGGCCCCTAGAATGGCGGGTTATGCCAAAGAGTATGGCCTTCATTACGTTAACCTAACGGAATACGTGGCTGAAACCAAGGAGATTATGGCATTGGCCAAGGATGCTGAAACTGGTTTTGTTCTTCAATCTGGTTTGGCACCAGGGTATATCGATTTATTGGCGCATCATCTGTTTTTGGAATTTTGTAAGGAAAACGGCGTAGATAAGGTCGGTTCCTTAGAGTTTAAGGTAGGTGCCTTAACGCACCATGCCGTAGCACCACATTATTATGGCTTTACCTGGAGTCCGGTTGGCGTGGCTACAGAATATATTAAAGATGCCGAAACATTGCGGAATTATAAAATAAAACAGCGTCCATCCCTATCGGAAAGGGCCACCATTATTATAGACGGAATTGCCTATGAGGAAGACCTAACTTCCGGTGGTGCAGCCGATCTGCCCCATGCCTTGGAAGGAAAGGTGGGGAGCTTAGATTATAAAACCTTGAGACATCCGGGCCATTATGCGTGGGTAGACCAACAGATTAAAGGAATGGAAAAGGACGATGATACTATAGGGGCCTTACAACGGATAATGGGTGCTGTAATTCCACATATGGAGGACGATCAAATTGTACTCTATGCCGCAGTAGAAGGGAAAGATGCTAAAGGAACTCTTAGAAGAAAGGAAATAGCCAATAAAATCTACCCTCAAAAAATAGGGAAACATACACTAAAAGCAATACAGACAACCACCGCAGTACCTATGATACAAGCTGCTTATCATTTGTTAACCTCTAATTCAAAAGGATTGATCTTACAAAGTCAGCTTGACCCATTACCCTTTCTGAACGGGAAATTTGTAACTCCTGTTTATGGGGAAATTAAAAAATGAACGAGATTCCGAAAATCAACATAAGCCGCCATTATTTTTGAAGAATAGGGTCTAAAAAGGGTAATATTGACTATATAATTGATCATATATGTATACTTTGATCAATTACCTTTATGACCAACAAAGTTCCTATAGTTCTAATAATGGCTTTACAAAGTAGAGCGTTTAAATTGGCACATAATATTGATGCTATCAATATTTTTTTGGTGATAACAATTAGAAAGTAGAAAGGAACTGAGATTTAAAAAATAATAATCTATAGTAACCAATTATAAAACCAGCATGAAACCCATTGTACAAATTTCCCTAGACCTTACCAATATCGATGAAGCTTTAGAAACTGCCGCCATGGCATTAAGGGCCGGAGTGGATTGGCTGGAGGCGGGCACTCCACTTATTTTGGCCGAAGGCCTTCACGGAGTTAGAAAATTAAGGGAAGCCTTTCCGGGTATTCCGATTGTAGCCGATCTAAAAACTATGGACGGAGGTTATTTGGAAGCGGAAATGATGGCTAAGGCTGGTGCTACACATGTTGTAGTTATGGCTAGGGCGCATATAGAGACCATCAAGGTTGTAGTACAGGCTGGTAAAGATTATGGCGTAAAAGTAATGGGGGACAACCTGGGGTGTCCAGACATGATTCAAGGTGCAAGATTGCTGGAAGATTTGGGGTGCGATTATGTTATTCACCATATTGGATATGATGAACGCAGAGGAATTGCCGCACAAGGATTAAAAATGCCCAGTCCATTAGATCAATTAAGAGAGGTGGTAAATGCAGTAAATATTCCGGTGCAAGCGGTAGGCGGACTTAGTTTAGAGCAGGCGATACGTTGTCCAGAATACGGCGCACCCATGGTGGTTTTAGGAGCCCCGTTGACTATTGATGCCGACTCTTTTAAAACAGCCGATGGAGATCTGGAAAGTTCATTGCGATTAATATGCGAGAGAATCCATGCCTATGGGAATGTCTCAAAATAACTAATAAATAGAGGTCTGCTTTGTAACTATCCATAGTTGAAACCGCTAAGGTATTGTTTGGGAAGAAATCGAAGTAGGACGAACATTAAAATATAACCATTAACCAAATTTTAAAAAAAAACCATTATGAAGTCGATTGGAGTTGTAAACTATGCCCCTGAAAAGGGCAGTGTAGAAATAAGGGAAGTCGCCAGACCAGAAATTGGAGAAGAAGATGTGCTGTTGGAAGTGGCCAACGTAGGAGTTTGTGGTAGCGATTTGCATCAATGGACGGCAGATCATAGTTGGCCCGTAAATTATCCCGTAGTGTTGGGTCATGAATTTGGGGGACATATTGTAGAACTAGGCAGTAGGGTAAAGGATTGGAAAGAAGGAGATAGGGTAGTTAGCGAGACCGCAGCAGTTATAGACCTTAATAACCCGATGAGCAAACAAGGGCTTTATAACTTAGATCCCACTAGAAAAGGGTTTGGATATGGAGTAAATGGGGCTATGACGCGCTTTGTAAAGGTGCCTGCGCGTTGTCTTCACAAAGTACCAGATCACCTTCCCTTTGAACAAGCTTGTCTTACAGAACCCTGTTCCGTGGCCTATAATGCGGTAGTAGTGAATTCCCCTATTAAGCCTGGGGACCGGGTAATTGTCTTGGGTCCAGGGACCATTGGTATCCTATGTGCTGCTATGGCCCGGTTATGCGGTGCAGAAGTAGCTTTAATAGGATTGGAATCCGATCGAGGAAGGTTGGAAATTGCCAAACAATATGGTTGTGAAGGCATTGTTGGGGACGCAACGGAATGGGCCCATAAAAAAGATGGTTTGGGAGCCGACTGTATAATTGACGCTGCAGGGGCAAGTGCTACTTTAAAAATTGCCTTAGAATTGGTTAGGCCTAATGGTCATATTACCAAAGTAGGGTGGGGGCCACAACCTTTAAACTTTTCCTTGGATCCCCTAGTACAGAAAAATGTGACGCTTCAGGGAAGTTTTAGCCATAATTGGCCTATTTGGGAAAAAGTACTCTCGCTTTTGGCCTCAGGCCAACTGGATGTTAAACCTATAATTGGTGGAGTCTGGGAAATGAGCGATTGGAGAGAGGCATTTGAACAAATGCATAGTGGTAAAGTAGTTAAAAGTGTTTTAAGACCTAATTAAATGAGATTAAGTTCTAAAATTATATTGATAACAGGTGGTTACACAGGTATTGGTCGCGCTATAGCAAGACGCTGTGTAGCAGAAGGTGCCAAGGTGATGGTAAACGGTCTAGAGGAAGATCGCGGAAAGAGCCTTGTGGAAGAACTGGGAGCGGAAAACGCCAGCGCATTCACCATAGATATTACCAATCCCCAAGCTCCGCAGAAATTGGTAGCAGAAACCCTTAGAACCTATGGCAAGCTGGACGCAGTGGTTAATAATGCCGCGTTTATTGGGTCTTCTAATATAAATACTACAGACATTCCTCTTTTGGAGCGAATGTTTGCGGTGAATACCATTGCTCCATTAAGCATTATTCAGGCTGCTTTGCCCCACTTATCCAAAGTGCACGGATGTGTGCTGAATATTGGCTCTATTAACGCTTGGGGAGGGGAACCTAATTTATTGGGCTATAGTATTTCTAAAGGAGCGTTGATGACCATGACTAGAAATTTGGGAGATAGCCTGTTTCGGGAATATGGAGTACGGGTGAATCAGATCAACCCTGGATGGGTGCTTACGGAAAAGGAAATTTTGAATAAGGAGCAGCAGGGAATGAAAAGCGATTGGTACAAGGATATCCCCAGTATTTTTGCACCTGCAGGCCGAATTTTTACTCCGGAGGAAATTGCAACCGCTTGTCTGTATTGGCTTTCGGACGAATGTGGGCCGGTAAGTGCACAGGTCATGGATTTGGAACAATTTCCTGTAATAGGACGGAATCTGCCCAAAAGCTGGGAAGGGTCGCATTGAGGGGAGTATTAAGTATTAAGTACAAAGTACAAAGTATTAAGTAGTTAGTATAGAGATATGAGTAGTGAGTATTGAGAATTAGTATTGAGATACGAGTATTAAGTATTAAGTAGTGAGTATTGAGATATGAGTAAGTATTGAGAGGGTTCAGTGAAAAGCGATCAGTGAACAGTATCAAAATCTGTCTGGTAGCGCAGTCGAGACCATAATAAAAAGCAATAATATCTCTAGTAATAATAATTAAAATCATTTTATTTTGCCAAAATTAGCTGTATTCCCAAAAGCATTTATGCAAGAACTTTGTAAGGATGGAACCATGAAGGTTTCACAATGGATCGACCTGGCCGTTAAGCTGGATATTGATGGATTGGAATGGTATGCCGGGTTCTTGGAAATGGAAGATCAATCCAACTGGCCCATTTTCAGGGAACAGGTAGAACGTAACGGGAAAGTAATTCCAATGCTGTGCTGCTCTCCAGATTTCACCCATCCAGATGCCACCTTTAGGGAAGCAGAAATAAAGAAACAGATCCATTGGATAGAAATGACCCATACCTTAGGGGGGTCTTATTGTCGAGTATTGTCTGGCCAACGTAGACCGGAATTAACCATGGAAGAGGGGGTTGCTTATGCTGCCGACTGCATAAAGCAATGTCTGCCCCATGCTGAAAAGCTTGGGATAACCCTGATTCTGGAGAACCATTATAAGGACGATTTCTGGGAATATCCCGAGTTTGCTCAGCAAATGGATGTTTTTTGCGATTTGGTATCGCGTATAGATCATCCGAATTTTGGAGTTAACTACGATCCTAGTAATACCTTTTTGGCTGGTGAGGATCCGTTGGAACTACTATACCGCGTTTCGGACCGAGTGGTGACCATGCACGCCAGTGATCGCTACCTAAAAGAAGGGACTATAGAAGATCTACGCAAGGAAGAAGGTGGGGCCACAGGTTATGCCAAAAGATTGAGTCATGGGGAAATAGGAAAGGGATTGAACGATTATGATGCCATTTTTAAAGAATTGAAAAGAGTGGGATTCGATGGTTGGATCAGTATAGAAGACGGTGTGGATGGTATGGACCAATTAGAACGCAGCGTGACTTTTGTAAGAAGAAAAATAAAGGAATATTGGCCCGATTTTGAATAGGGGTTGTAGTACGAGTTTAAGAATTAGCGAGGCAAAGTTTATTATCCAACGACGACCTAGAAGTTGATGTAATAAATTGTTTTACAGGTTGGTAGGTTGTGTGGGTGCTAGCCTAACCTAAAGAAAGTGGTAAATTAGGGTTAATTTCAAAATCGAGATTTAGGGTAATTAACTGGTACTGTCCTTGTGACATTATTCTACTTTTGAAAAATATTTGATTTACTAATAATGGATAAAGTAGGCCAAATAAACTAGGATGAAAGTTACTTGCTAAGTATCCCTTATCTGTAAAATAGGTTTAAAAAGCTCCGAGATTCAGCTTTTTATTTTTCTTAAAAAGCGCGGAGTTTTTGAACCGGTTTTTAGATCAGATCTAAAAAATTTATCTAGATAAGGTGTCTTTTCTTTTGTTTCGTTTTCTTTGGACAAGCAAAGAAAATGAAAAAAGATATTTGGGTAAGACTCAGTTAAATATTTATGGAAAATTTTATTTATTGGAAAAATATTTAAGTTACGTTATTTGTATATACATTTCAAATGTTTGTAACCCTAGGATAGTTGGGAATGTAAAATAAAAACACCCTCCCTTGGCGTCAAGAGAAGGTGTTTAACTTCTTTTAGAAAACAAGTAAAAATATTTAATTTACTACGTTCTGAGGACTACCCTTAATAAATGCTTCCAAATTTTCTACTGCAGAATTCATAAGATTTCTTCTAGAATCTAACGGGGCCCATGCAATATGGGGGGTAATAATGCAGTTTTCTGCCTGGAGCAAAGGATTGTCTGCGTTAATCGGCTCTTGGGAGACTACATCCACTGCCGCAAACGCTATTTTCCCACTGTCCAAGGCCGTTTTTAAGTCCTCTTCCACAATTAATGGTCCGCGAGAGGTGTTTATCAACATCACGCCATCCTTCATTTTGGAAATGTTGGCAGTATTGATAATACCTTCTGTTTCGGGAGTCAAGGGGCAGTGAAGGCTTATTACGTCGGATTGACTCAAAAGCTCCTCCATTTCTACCTGTTTAATATTTTTATTTTCAAGTTCTGGTCGTTTTCGACTTCCCGAAGTAAGGATCTTCATACCAAAAGCCTCGGCCAATTTTGCGGTGGCACGGCCGATACTTCCAAAGCCAATAATTCCCATGGTTTTGCCTTCCAATGCGATTAATGGGTAATTCCAAAAACAAAAATCCTTGCTGTTGGTCCATTGTCCGTCCTTTACAGCACGATTGTGTTCTCCAACATGATGGCACATTTCCAACAATAGCGCCATAGTCATTTGTGCCACCCCGGTAGTTCCGTAGGTTGGTACATTGGTAACTTTCATTCCCAGAGATTTTGCAGCAGCTATATCCACTATATTGAATCCCGTGGCCAAAACGCCAATATATTTTACGGCAGGCACTTTCTCCAACACCTCTTTAGGCAAGGGGGTCTTATTGGTAAAGACAATAGTTGCATCGCCAATGGCTTCCACAATTTTAGCGGAATCATAGGGAGTTCTATCATAAACGGTCAGGGATCCCAAAGCTTCTAAACCTTCCCAGCTTAAATCACCGGGGTTAAGGGTGTATCCATCCAAAATAACGATCTTCATATATAATTGATATTAAATTAGAAATATTTCTAGAGTGCGGTTAACTACAAATAAATAGGCTGATTTACAAATATAGTACATATTGGAATTACCCGGTCTTTAGAAATAATCACCTTGTTTTTAGCGTATTCCTAAAGATTGGCATTACCCTTTTATGGCTTTTGTTATTGTATTTTTCGCTTGATGGGACAATGGGAGTTGTAGTGCCGCTTCATGTCCTTTAGGAGACATTTTTCGCCAGGTTTTTTGCAGTACATCCAATTGCTTTTCCTCTGGATGTTTTGCTGAAAAATCCTCAAAATAGTATTCTAGGAATACCAAACAGATTACATCCTCCAGAGTCTGGGTTTCCACATTTTTTTGCAATTGTTTTTTTTGCAACAAAAAGGCTACTTGATCGATGATTTCCTGCTCATACCCTACCTCTTTTAAAATGAATGAAGCTTTTTCTACATGAAATTTTTGTAGGGTCTGTCGCCATTTAAGATAGCCTTTTCTCCCCATCTCGAAGGTATCCCTCGGAATCTCCCATCTTTGAATATGCTGGGAGCGAGCCGTTAATTGCAGAGCTTCGGAGGCATTTGGAGCAAAGCTCTTTAATTTATCTGTCATCCTAATGGCGTACAGCAGCTCTTTTGGGTAGGTTTTGCCTTGCCATAGTTCGGTATTGGGATCTTCTTTATTGGCAGCGTCAAACCGCTCAATTGCATTTTCAAATTTATTTTCTACTGCCATATTTTAGGTTTTACCCAAAGTTATTCAGAAATAGGAATAAAACCAATGGATCAATGTAACAATGTGAAAATATACAGATGGGTTAATGAAGTAATGTGATAATTTGAAAACGTACCGGAAATAGGATAATCCTTAAAGGAGGAGCTTTTGTTTTTTCTTTGTAGCGTATTTCAAGGTGAAAAAGCGCATTTCAATACTCATATCTCAATTCTATTCACCCATGTGATGGAGTTATCCAGTTATGCTGTTATCCAGTTAAAAAGTTAAAAAAGCTAAGAAGAGACGTACTTATATCTCAATACTCACATCTCAATACTATTTACTGCTTCCTATGTGCCAATACCACAGGGGGCTGCCCATTAAAGGGGTTTTGCATTCTACCTATGGTCTTGGCGCCCAATCCGGATGCCCTTATAACACTTTTATCCCCAAAACGTTCCCTTATTTTATCTAAAGCGGCATATAGATTTAGTGCTTCTTCGGTATCTTCAAATAGGTTGATCTGATAATTCCCATGTACTAAGTGACTGAAACGGATACCGATTAAACGGACCAATAGCCTTTTATTGTAGAGCGTATTGAACAGACCTAGAATCTGGGGGATCAGAATATGGTCTGCACTGGTATATGGAATTTTTAATTGCTTGGAATAGGTGTTAAAATCCGAGTAACGGATCTTTACAGAAATACAGGCGGTCAGTTTTTCCCCTCTCCGGAGTTGATAGGCCAGGTTTTCCGTCATGGCAATAAGAATGCCACGGAGTTTTATCACATCTATGGTGTCTTTGTCAAAGGTACGTTCGGTAGAAATAGATTTCCGTTCCGAATAAGGAATTACAGGGGTATTGTCCATCCCGTTTGCGCGTTTCCATATTAGTCCGCCGTTGGCTCCCAATACCCGTTGCATCACATCCATAGGCATCTCTTGGATGGTCTTTATTTGGCGCAGTCCCAAATTGCGGAGTGTTTGGTAGGTCTTGTCACCTACCATGGGTATTTTCCGTATAGACAAGGGCGCTAAAAACGGTTTTTCATCCCCATAATCTATTTTTAATTGATTGTTGGGTTTGGCTTCACCGGTTGCTATTTTTGATACCACTTTGTTTACGGATAATCCAAAGGAAATAGGAAG
Encoded here:
- a CDS encoding orotidine 5'-phosphate decarboxylase / HUMPS family protein, with the translated sequence MKPIVQISLDLTNIDEALETAAMALRAGVDWLEAGTPLILAEGLHGVRKLREAFPGIPIVADLKTMDGGYLEAEMMAKAGATHVVVMARAHIETIKVVVQAGKDYGVKVMGDNLGCPDMIQGARLLEDLGCDYVIHHIGYDERRGIAAQGLKMPSPLDQLREVVNAVNIPVQAVGGLSLEQAIRCPEYGAPMVVLGAPLTIDADSFKTADGDLESSLRLICERIHAYGNVSK
- a CDS encoding zinc-binding dehydrogenase, with the protein product MKSIGVVNYAPEKGSVEIREVARPEIGEEDVLLEVANVGVCGSDLHQWTADHSWPVNYPVVLGHEFGGHIVELGSRVKDWKEGDRVVSETAAVIDLNNPMSKQGLYNLDPTRKGFGYGVNGAMTRFVKVPARCLHKVPDHLPFEQACLTEPCSVAYNAVVVNSPIKPGDRVIVLGPGTIGILCAAMARLCGAEVALIGLESDRGRLEIAKQYGCEGIVGDATEWAHKKDGLGADCIIDAAGASATLKIALELVRPNGHITKVGWGPQPLNFSLDPLVQKNVTLQGSFSHNWPIWEKVLSLLASGQLDVKPIIGGVWEMSDWREAFEQMHSGKVVKSVLRPN
- a CDS encoding sugar phosphate isomerase/epimerase produces the protein MPKLAVFPKAFMQELCKDGTMKVSQWIDLAVKLDIDGLEWYAGFLEMEDQSNWPIFREQVERNGKVIPMLCCSPDFTHPDATFREAEIKKQIHWIEMTHTLGGSYCRVLSGQRRPELTMEEGVAYAADCIKQCLPHAEKLGITLILENHYKDDFWEYPEFAQQMDVFCDLVSRIDHPNFGVNYDPSNTFLAGEDPLELLYRVSDRVVTMHASDRYLKEGTIEDLRKEEGGATGYAKRLSHGEIGKGLNDYDAIFKELKRVGFDGWISIEDGVDGMDQLERSVTFVRRKIKEYWPDFE
- a CDS encoding TonB-dependent siderophore receptor, encoding MKKLLATLILLAAIPSFSQQNNTLPDPDLEINELDEVIIQGNRLQTPFSESTRDIQVITQKQIQALPAKSLNEVLSFISGVDIRQRGPFGTQTDISIDGGTSEQTLVLINGVKMLDSQTAHNMMNIPVPLSAIDHIEVIRGAAARVYGINALTGAINIVTKKSKLSTVSVDIRAGSSFKGKDDGDGGGIYGGGAAEVTGVYGSDTQSQLFSLAQSNSNGQRYNSASKNTRLFYSGNYDFNSNNSIQAMAGYAQSHFGANGFYAAPGDINSEEHVKSSVFSLSSKHTWGDFTLSPRISDRYGEDDYRYFKEDISRGRSIHYTNALMLELNSSLKTGIGTFGFGWESRLEKINSSNIGEHERDNHGVYAELKSFLSEKLRGTIGLYGNYNTDFGYQMYPGLDLAYRINHHWKIAASIGSGQRIPSFTDLYLDQRPGNIGNALLQPENAWNYEGNIQYQNGNLQLKTGYFYRQISEFIDWVREDPSTPYSPINLGKNTMHGIYGRMQQDFELAGKQSFGYQVSYNYLRPSVETSTEIQSKYILESLKHQLVAGVHYSINDFSFQIKNRWLQRELANAYNVADVRLNYKVQNFLLYTEITNLFNATYKEAGAVPMPTRWFGLGVTYQWGQG
- a CDS encoding PLP-dependent aminotransferase family protein encodes the protein MQIVYQFINAVKSNLLEDDNRLPGSRKISEELQVHRKTIVAALSELQEQGWIETLPNIGSIVRNPELSPTQSKNSKAFQHPPEKAAFHFKKDFILDTPIEKKQEKLFFTDGTPDYRIIKSEELVRFYTSVIRRKKQSGPFLNTIDDSLLFRDQLSYYLNLTRGFHLSRDFLLPVAGLEQVHSILSRLLINTGDIVLVEELSYFLPNMIYNQAGAKMKTIPVDADGMNIDYIQNHYKPGEIRLVYINSTCQYPTTVRLSKRRKKQLLDLAEAYNFIVIEDDSDFEFSMIKNKKESLFRINGGNRIIYVGTFGRFLNPGFQMNFLIAPKDLLQEAAKYLNIFGKPDTMMEKALRELIHQGDIHRYQRKSKKVIAERKEMFAELLNTHFNNNILFNIPQAGLAFWIRFNTSFSLTQLQKNAGEKGLFIPSVCLYQNRSITALRLGFAHFNQQEMEEAVKVLDEAYWEVVE
- a CDS encoding saccharopine dehydrogenase family protein; the protein is MGHKIVIAGAGGIASAVALIIAEWGEDSPQLFIGNRTLDKAQGVAQWIKDGVTKSCEVKAFLLSENDTTSEMASVFSQADILLDCLPGSLAPRMAGYAKEYGLHYVNLTEYVAETKEIMALAKDAETGFVLQSGLAPGYIDLLAHHLFLEFCKENGVDKVGSLEFKVGALTHHAVAPHYYGFTWSPVGVATEYIKDAETLRNYKIKQRPSLSERATIIIDGIAYEEDLTSGGAADLPHALEGKVGSLDYKTLRHPGHYAWVDQQIKGMEKDDDTIGALQRIMGAVIPHMEDDQIVLYAAVEGKDAKGTLRRKEIANKIYPQKIGKHTLKAIQTTTAVPMIQAAYHLLTSNSKGLILQSQLDPLPFLNGKFVTPVYGEIKK
- a CDS encoding SDR family NAD(P)-dependent oxidoreductase; this translates as MRLSSKIILITGGYTGIGRAIARRCVAEGAKVMVNGLEEDRGKSLVEELGAENASAFTIDITNPQAPQKLVAETLRTYGKLDAVVNNAAFIGSSNINTTDIPLLERMFAVNTIAPLSIIQAALPHLSKVHGCVLNIGSINAWGGEPNLLGYSISKGALMTMTRNLGDSLFREYGVRVNQINPGWVLTEKEILNKEQQGMKSDWYKDIPSIFAPAGRIFTPEEIATACLYWLSDECGPVSAQVMDLEQFPVIGRNLPKSWEGSH